The proteins below are encoded in one region of Diorhabda carinulata isolate Delta chromosome 3, icDioCari1.1, whole genome shotgun sequence:
- the LOC130891896 gene encoding liprin-alpha-1 isoform X5, which translates to MWNMMCDVMPTISEDSISQRGSQFSGEDANFEQLMVSMLDERDKLMDSLRETQDRLGETEIKLQDTEKERDSLQRQIAANLPQEFATLTKELNAAREQLLEREEEIAELKAERNNTRLLLEHLECLVSRHERSLRMTVVKRQAAAQSGISSEVEVLKALKSLFEHHKALDEKVRERLRVALERNSTLEEELAATKEELQQYKQVNVPASVDIPKENGQIEPDQTNNKQCPKPRLANGGVETDSETAARITDLQMALEQQTGEISNWQRRVAEMQNRVAELEENLSKAQKDLLKSQDTNSKLQRDLRENMAQKEDQEERIATLEKRYLNAQRESTSLHDLNEKLEQELQHKEAQIKLHEEKIAAIQEKLELSEQKLAQYSKLPEIEEQLKQRMEALTQAQERHGSAEDRIQRLEANLDEKNAELVRLNQRLKMNEEHNSRLSSTVDKLLSESNDRLQEHLKERMHALQEKNNLTQDLEKTRKMLEDLDNQKSEIMKELAKSRLEIDNVKRQMLQQEIAYNIQQTDALTRSLSPNAVDPSTFSRSASHSSFDSHSLPRRATKTRTPIDEEPSKLPFGSRSMTEQEWEKLQQAHVLANVQQAFDVSSDAEADDADSIFSTQDILSPGGHTDAQTLAMMLQCNLMLQEQLDAINNEIRLIQEEKQNTEARAEELESRVGSMEHVNLLTRGRSMERQSPPVSGRSTPKSHHSPQRDYLQKYHTLPLEPMSSELTTDDLLVDGTNGGGASPLTARHLRLERVAQALAHSQEELRRQGHTQTPPSPLSSRHSSQESLHKNAISGLSRDMSTAAAVAAAAAAQKKKGLKSSLGRFFSKKEKVKGKETVGHEMNLNLSQSSIGLQDGDYSDTMSVSGKLGQKPEFDRRQKKKDLDYRHELLAEAMKAGTPFALWNGPTIVAWLELWVGMPAWYVAACRANVKSGAIMSALSDTEIQREIGISNPLHRLKLRLAIQEMVSLTSPSAPKTSRTTLAFGDMNHEWIGNYWLPGLGLPQYRTTFMECLVDARMLDHLTKKDLRGQLKMVDGFHRTSLHYGISCLKRLNFDRHALEERRKNCENTLSDVLVWSNERVVKWVTSIGLKDYGNNLEESGVHGALIALDESFDADSMALALQIPTQNTPARQTLKIEYTNLLHIATDRKPQDIQS; encoded by the exons ATGTGGAATATGATGTGTGATGTGATGCCGACTATATCGGAAGACAGTATAAGTCAGAGGGGTTCGCAATTTTCTGGCGAAGATGCAAATTTCGAACAGCTTATGGTGTCGATGCTCGACGAAAGGGACAAATTAATGGACAGTTTAAGAGAAACGCAAGATCGTTTAGGGGAAACCGAGATTAAATTACAGGATACTGAAAAAGAAAGAGACTCTTTACAAAGGCAAATAGCCGCAAATCTTCCACAG GAATTTGCTACTTTAACCAAAGAATTGAATGCAGCTAGAGAACAGCTTCTCGAAAGGGAAGAAGAAATAGCCGAATTAAAAGCAGAAAGAAATAACACAAGG TTATTATTAGAGCATTTAGAATGTCTTGTATCTAGACACGAAAGATCTTTGAGGATGACAGTGGTGAAACGACAGGCAGCAGCACAATCAGGCATTTCAAGCGAAGTAGAAGTCCTAAAAGCTTTAAAAAGTTTATTCGAACATCACAAAGCTTTAGACGAAAAG gTACGGGAAAGACTGAGGGTAGCTTTAGAAAGAAACTCGACTTTAGAAGAAGAATTAGCAGCAACCAAAGAAGAA ttACAGCAGTATAAACAAGTTAACGTACCTGCATCGGTCGATATACCAAAAGAAAACGGACAAATCGAACCAGATCAAACGAATAATAag CAATGTCCGAAACCTCGTCTTGCTAATGGAGGAGTGGAAACTGATAGCGAAACTGCTGCTAGGATCACGGATCTTCAAATGGCCCTCGAACAGcag ACAGGGGAGATTAGTAATTGGCAGCGTCGAGTGGCGGAGATGCAGAACCGAGTCGCTGAATTGGAGGAAAATTTGTCGAAGGCTCAGAAAGATCTGTTGAAGTCTCAAGATACGAATTCGAAGCTTCAGAGGGATCTTCGAGAGAATATGGCCCAGAAGGAGGATCAAGAAGAGCGGATTGCTACGTTGGAGAAGAGATATTTGAACGCTCAGAGGGAATCGACGTCGTTGCACGATCTCAACGAGAAATTGGAGCAGGAGTTGCAACATAAGGAAGCTCAAATTAAA ttgcACGAAGAGAAAATAGCGGCGATACAGGAAAAATTGGAATTGTCTGAACAGAAGTTGGCTCAGTATTCGAAGTTGCCGGAGATTGAGGAGCAGTTGAAGCAGCGTATGGAAGCGTTGACACAG GCTCAAGAAAGACACGGATCCGCCGAAGATCGAATCCAAAGACTAGAAGCGAATTTAGACGAGAAAAACGCCGAACTAGTACGACTAAACCAAAGACTCAAAATGAACGAAGAACACAATTCCCGTCTATCGTCAACTGTGGACAAACTTCTTTCCGAATCCAACGATAGACTACAAGAACATCTAAAAGAACGTATGCACGCCTTACAAGAGAAAAACAACCTAACGCAAGATTTGGAAAAGACCAGAAAGATGCTGGAAGATTTGGATAACCAGAAATCGGAAATAATGAAAGAATTGGCGAAATCCCGCTTGGAAATAGACAACGTCAAAAGACAGATGCTGCAACAAGAAATCGCCTACAATATCCAACAAACGGACGCTTTAACAAGATCGTTGTCGCCGAACGCCGTCGATCCGAGTACGTTTTCGAGAAGCGCCAGTCATTCCAGCTTCGATAGTCATTCGTTACCGCGCAGGGCTACCAAAACCAGAACCCCCATCGACGAAGAACCGTCGAAATTACCGTTCGGTTCTCGTTCGATGACCGAACAAGAATGGGAGAAATTGCAACAGGCCCACGTTTTGGCTAACGTCCAACAAGCCTTCGACGTATCCAGCGACGCCGAAGCCGACGACGCCGATAGTATATTCAGCACGCAGGATATCCTATCGCCCGGCGGTCACACCGACGCTCAAACGTTAGCGATGATGTTACAG TGTAACTTAATGCTGCAGGAACAATTGGACGCCATTAATAACGAGATACGGTTGATACAAGAAGAGAAACAGAATACTGAAGCTCGCGCCGAGGAATTGGAATCGAGAGTCGGCAGCATGGAACACGTCAATCTCTTAACCAGAGGAAGAAGCATGGAACGACAGAGTCCGCCGGTTAGCGGTAGATCGACACCCAAATCGCACCATTCGCCCCAGAGggattatttgcaaaaataccATACG tTGCCGTTAGAGCCGATGTCGTCCGAATTAACAACCGACGATTTATTAGTCGACGGTACCAACGGCGGCGGTGCTTCACCCCTTACCGCCCGACATTTGAGATTAGAACGAGTAGCTCAAGCTCTAGCTCACAGTCAAGAAGAACTCAGAAG GCAAGGACATACGCAAACACCTCCGTCACCATTGTCGTCTCGTCATAGCAGTCAGGAGAGTTTACACAAGAACGCCATTTCCGGATTATCGAGAGATATGTCGACTGCGGCGGCGGTAGCGGCGGCAGCGGCGGCGCAGAAGAAGAAAGGTCTCAAATCGTCTTTGGGACGGTTCTTTAGTAAAAAAGAAAAg GTAAAAGGTAAGGAGACCGTCGGACACGAAATGAACCTGAACTTGAGCCAGAGCAGCATCGGATTACAAGACGGAGATTACAGCGATACGATGAGCGTATCCGGAAAATTGGGACAAAAACCGGAATTCGATCGGAGACAAAAAAAGAA GGATTTGGATTATAGACACGAATTATTAGCGGAAGCTATGAAGGCAGGTACGCCCTTCGCCCTTTGGAACGGACCTACCATAGTAGCTTGGTTGGAATTGTGGGTGGGTATGCCGGCTTGGTACGTGGCCGCATGTCGGGCGAACGTTAAATCGGGAGCCATCATGAGCGCTCTAAGCGATACGGAAATCCAAAGGGAAATTGGAATCAGTAATCCGTTACATAG GTTGAAATTGCGTCTGGCAATTCAAGAAATGGTATCTCTGACGTCACCTTCGGCGCCGAAGACGTCGAGAACGACGCTAGCATTCGGCGACATGAATCACGAATGGATAGGAAATTATTGGCTTCCGGGTTTAGGACTTCCTCAATATAGGACAACATTCATGGAATGTCTTGTCGACGCCAGAATGTTGGATCATCTTACCAAGAAAGATTTAAGGGGGCAGCTCAAAATGGTCGACGGATTTCATAG gacAAGTTTACATTACGGCATATCCTGTTTGAAGCGATTAAACTTCGACAGACACGCTCTAGAAGAACGTAGAAAAAATTGCGAAAACACTTTATCAGACGTTCTAGTATGGAGCAACGAACGCGTAGTAAAATGGGTAACCTCGATAGGTTTAAAG GATTACGGTAACAATTTAGAAGAATCCGGTGTTCACGGGGCCCTAATCGCTCTAGACGAAAGTTTCGACGCCGATAGCATGGCGTTAGCTCTACAAATACCGACGCAAAATACTccg gCGAGGCAGACCTTGAAAATAGAATACACAAATTTATTGCATATAGCTACGGATAGGAAACCGCAAGACATTCAATCCTGA
- the LOC130891896 gene encoding liprin-alpha-1 isoform X3 has protein sequence MWNMMCDVMPTISEDSISQRGSQFSGEDANFEQLMVSMLDERDKLMDSLRETQDRLGETEIKLQDTEKERDSLQRQIAANLPQEFATLTKELNAAREQLLEREEEIAELKAERNNTRLLLEHLECLVSRHERSLRMTVVKRQAAAQSGISSEVEVLKALKSLFEHHKALDEKVRERLRVALERNSTLEEELAATKEELQQYKQVNVPASVDIPKENGQIEPDQTNNKQCPKPRLANGGVETDSETAARITDLQMALEQQTGEISNWQRRVAEMQNRVAELEENLSKAQKDLLKSQDTNSKLQRDLRENMAQKEDQEERIATLEKRYLNAQRESTSLHDLNEKLEQELQHKEAQIKLHEEKIAAIQEKLELSEQKLAQYSKLPEIEEQLKQRMEALTQAQERHGSAEDRIQRLEANLDEKNAELVRLNQRLKMNEEHNSRLSSTVDKLLSESNDRLQEHLKERMHALQEKNNLTQDLEKTRKMLEDLDNQKSEIMKELAKSRLEIDNVKRQMLQQEIAYNIQQTDALTRSLSPNAVDPSTFSRSASHSSFDSHSLPRRATKTRTPIDEEPSKLPFGSRSMTEQEWEKLQQAHVLANVQQAFDVSSDAEADDADSIFSTQDILSPGGHTDAQTLAMMLQCNLMLQEQLDAINNEIRLIQEEKQNTEARAEELESRVGSMEHVNLLTRGRSMERQSPPVSGRSTPKSHHSPQRDYLQKYHTLPLEPMSSELTTDDLLVDGTNGGGASPLTARHLRLERVAQALAHSQEELRRYVFRQGHTQTPPSPLSSRHSSQESLHKNAISGLSRDMSTAAAVAAAAAAQKKKGLKSSLGRFFSKKEKVKGKETVGHEMNLNLSQSSIGLQDGDYSDTMSVSGKLGQKPEFDRRQKKKDLDYRHELLAEAMKAGTPFALWNGPTIVAWLELWVGMPAWYVAACRANVKSGAIMSALSDTEIQREIGISNPLHRLKLRLAIQEMVSLTSPSAPKTSRTTLAFGDMNHEWIGNYWLPGLGLPQYRTTFMECLVDARMLDHLTKKDLRGQLKMVDGFHRTSLHYGISCLKRLNFDRHALEERRKNCENTLSDVLVWSNERVVKWVTSIGLKDYGNNLEESGVHGALIALDESFDADSMALALQIPTQNTPARQTLKIEYTNLLHIATDRKPQDIQS, from the exons ATGTGGAATATGATGTGTGATGTGATGCCGACTATATCGGAAGACAGTATAAGTCAGAGGGGTTCGCAATTTTCTGGCGAAGATGCAAATTTCGAACAGCTTATGGTGTCGATGCTCGACGAAAGGGACAAATTAATGGACAGTTTAAGAGAAACGCAAGATCGTTTAGGGGAAACCGAGATTAAATTACAGGATACTGAAAAAGAAAGAGACTCTTTACAAAGGCAAATAGCCGCAAATCTTCCACAG GAATTTGCTACTTTAACCAAAGAATTGAATGCAGCTAGAGAACAGCTTCTCGAAAGGGAAGAAGAAATAGCCGAATTAAAAGCAGAAAGAAATAACACAAGG TTATTATTAGAGCATTTAGAATGTCTTGTATCTAGACACGAAAGATCTTTGAGGATGACAGTGGTGAAACGACAGGCAGCAGCACAATCAGGCATTTCAAGCGAAGTAGAAGTCCTAAAAGCTTTAAAAAGTTTATTCGAACATCACAAAGCTTTAGACGAAAAG gTACGGGAAAGACTGAGGGTAGCTTTAGAAAGAAACTCGACTTTAGAAGAAGAATTAGCAGCAACCAAAGAAGAA ttACAGCAGTATAAACAAGTTAACGTACCTGCATCGGTCGATATACCAAAAGAAAACGGACAAATCGAACCAGATCAAACGAATAATAag CAATGTCCGAAACCTCGTCTTGCTAATGGAGGAGTGGAAACTGATAGCGAAACTGCTGCTAGGATCACGGATCTTCAAATGGCCCTCGAACAGcag ACAGGGGAGATTAGTAATTGGCAGCGTCGAGTGGCGGAGATGCAGAACCGAGTCGCTGAATTGGAGGAAAATTTGTCGAAGGCTCAGAAAGATCTGTTGAAGTCTCAAGATACGAATTCGAAGCTTCAGAGGGATCTTCGAGAGAATATGGCCCAGAAGGAGGATCAAGAAGAGCGGATTGCTACGTTGGAGAAGAGATATTTGAACGCTCAGAGGGAATCGACGTCGTTGCACGATCTCAACGAGAAATTGGAGCAGGAGTTGCAACATAAGGAAGCTCAAATTAAA ttgcACGAAGAGAAAATAGCGGCGATACAGGAAAAATTGGAATTGTCTGAACAGAAGTTGGCTCAGTATTCGAAGTTGCCGGAGATTGAGGAGCAGTTGAAGCAGCGTATGGAAGCGTTGACACAG GCTCAAGAAAGACACGGATCCGCCGAAGATCGAATCCAAAGACTAGAAGCGAATTTAGACGAGAAAAACGCCGAACTAGTACGACTAAACCAAAGACTCAAAATGAACGAAGAACACAATTCCCGTCTATCGTCAACTGTGGACAAACTTCTTTCCGAATCCAACGATAGACTACAAGAACATCTAAAAGAACGTATGCACGCCTTACAAGAGAAAAACAACCTAACGCAAGATTTGGAAAAGACCAGAAAGATGCTGGAAGATTTGGATAACCAGAAATCGGAAATAATGAAAGAATTGGCGAAATCCCGCTTGGAAATAGACAACGTCAAAAGACAGATGCTGCAACAAGAAATCGCCTACAATATCCAACAAACGGACGCTTTAACAAGATCGTTGTCGCCGAACGCCGTCGATCCGAGTACGTTTTCGAGAAGCGCCAGTCATTCCAGCTTCGATAGTCATTCGTTACCGCGCAGGGCTACCAAAACCAGAACCCCCATCGACGAAGAACCGTCGAAATTACCGTTCGGTTCTCGTTCGATGACCGAACAAGAATGGGAGAAATTGCAACAGGCCCACGTTTTGGCTAACGTCCAACAAGCCTTCGACGTATCCAGCGACGCCGAAGCCGACGACGCCGATAGTATATTCAGCACGCAGGATATCCTATCGCCCGGCGGTCACACCGACGCTCAAACGTTAGCGATGATGTTACAG TGTAACTTAATGCTGCAGGAACAATTGGACGCCATTAATAACGAGATACGGTTGATACAAGAAGAGAAACAGAATACTGAAGCTCGCGCCGAGGAATTGGAATCGAGAGTCGGCAGCATGGAACACGTCAATCTCTTAACCAGAGGAAGAAGCATGGAACGACAGAGTCCGCCGGTTAGCGGTAGATCGACACCCAAATCGCACCATTCGCCCCAGAGggattatttgcaaaaataccATACG tTGCCGTTAGAGCCGATGTCGTCCGAATTAACAACCGACGATTTATTAGTCGACGGTACCAACGGCGGCGGTGCTTCACCCCTTACCGCCCGACATTTGAGATTAGAACGAGTAGCTCAAGCTCTAGCTCACAGTCAAGAAGAACTCAGAAG GTATGTGTTTAGGCAAGGACATACGCAAACACCTCCGTCACCATTGTCGTCTCGTCATAGCAGTCAGGAGAGTTTACACAAGAACGCCATTTCCGGATTATCGAGAGATATGTCGACTGCGGCGGCGGTAGCGGCGGCAGCGGCGGCGCAGAAGAAGAAAGGTCTCAAATCGTCTTTGGGACGGTTCTTTAGTAAAAAAGAAAAg GTAAAAGGTAAGGAGACCGTCGGACACGAAATGAACCTGAACTTGAGCCAGAGCAGCATCGGATTACAAGACGGAGATTACAGCGATACGATGAGCGTATCCGGAAAATTGGGACAAAAACCGGAATTCGATCGGAGACAAAAAAAGAA GGATTTGGATTATAGACACGAATTATTAGCGGAAGCTATGAAGGCAGGTACGCCCTTCGCCCTTTGGAACGGACCTACCATAGTAGCTTGGTTGGAATTGTGGGTGGGTATGCCGGCTTGGTACGTGGCCGCATGTCGGGCGAACGTTAAATCGGGAGCCATCATGAGCGCTCTAAGCGATACGGAAATCCAAAGGGAAATTGGAATCAGTAATCCGTTACATAG GTTGAAATTGCGTCTGGCAATTCAAGAAATGGTATCTCTGACGTCACCTTCGGCGCCGAAGACGTCGAGAACGACGCTAGCATTCGGCGACATGAATCACGAATGGATAGGAAATTATTGGCTTCCGGGTTTAGGACTTCCTCAATATAGGACAACATTCATGGAATGTCTTGTCGACGCCAGAATGTTGGATCATCTTACCAAGAAAGATTTAAGGGGGCAGCTCAAAATGGTCGACGGATTTCATAG gacAAGTTTACATTACGGCATATCCTGTTTGAAGCGATTAAACTTCGACAGACACGCTCTAGAAGAACGTAGAAAAAATTGCGAAAACACTTTATCAGACGTTCTAGTATGGAGCAACGAACGCGTAGTAAAATGGGTAACCTCGATAGGTTTAAAG GATTACGGTAACAATTTAGAAGAATCCGGTGTTCACGGGGCCCTAATCGCTCTAGACGAAAGTTTCGACGCCGATAGCATGGCGTTAGCTCTACAAATACCGACGCAAAATACTccg gCGAGGCAGACCTTGAAAATAGAATACACAAATTTATTGCATATAGCTACGGATAGGAAACCGCAAGACATTCAATCCTGA
- the LOC130891896 gene encoding liprin-alpha-1 isoform X1: MWNMMCDVMPTISEDSISQRGSQFSGEDANFEQLMVSMLDERDKLMDSLRETQDRLGETEIKLQDTEKERDSLQRQIAANLPQEFATLTKELNAAREQLLEREEEIAELKAERNNTRLLLEHLECLVSRHERSLRMTVVKRQAAAQSGISSEVEVLKALKSLFEHHKALDEKVRERLRVALERNSTLEEELAATKEELQQYKQVNVPASVDIPKENGQIEPDQTNNKQCPKPRLANGGVETDSETAARITDLQMALEQQTGEISNWQRRVAEMQNRVAELEENLSKAQKDLLKSQDTNSKLQRDLRENMAQKEDQEERIATLEKRYLNAQRESTSLHDLNEKLEQELQHKEAQIKLHEEKIAAIQEKLELSEQKLAQYSKLPEIEEQLKQRMEALTQVRPQAQERHGSAEDRIQRLEANLDEKNAELVRLNQRLKMNEEHNSRLSSTVDKLLSESNDRLQEHLKERMHALQEKNNLTQDLEKTRKMLEDLDNQKSEIMKELAKSRLEIDNVKRQMLQQEIAYNIQQTDALTRSLSPNAVDPSTFSRSASHSSFDSHSLPRRATKTRTPIDEEPSKLPFGSRSMTEQEWEKLQQAHVLANVQQAFDVSSDAEADDADSIFSTQDILSPGGHTDAQTLAMMLQCNLMLQEQLDAINNEIRLIQEEKQNTEARAEELESRVGSMEHVNLLTRGRSMERQSPPVSGRSTPKSHHSPQRDYLQKYHTLPLEPMSSELTTDDLLVDGTNGGGASPLTARHLRLERVAQALAHSQEELRRYVFRQGHTQTPPSPLSSRHSSQESLHKNAISGLSRDMSTAAAVAAAAAAQKKKGLKSSLGRFFSKKEKVKGKETVGHEMNLNLSQSSIGLQDGDYSDTMSVSGKLGQKPEFDRRQKKKDLDYRHELLAEAMKAGTPFALWNGPTIVAWLELWVGMPAWYVAACRANVKSGAIMSALSDTEIQREIGISNPLHRLKLRLAIQEMVSLTSPSAPKTSRTTLAFGDMNHEWIGNYWLPGLGLPQYRTTFMECLVDARMLDHLTKKDLRGQLKMVDGFHRTSLHYGISCLKRLNFDRHALEERRKNCENTLSDVLVWSNERVVKWVTSIGLKDYGNNLEESGVHGALIALDESFDADSMALALQIPTQNTPARQTLKIEYTNLLHIATDRKPQDIQS; encoded by the exons ATGTGGAATATGATGTGTGATGTGATGCCGACTATATCGGAAGACAGTATAAGTCAGAGGGGTTCGCAATTTTCTGGCGAAGATGCAAATTTCGAACAGCTTATGGTGTCGATGCTCGACGAAAGGGACAAATTAATGGACAGTTTAAGAGAAACGCAAGATCGTTTAGGGGAAACCGAGATTAAATTACAGGATACTGAAAAAGAAAGAGACTCTTTACAAAGGCAAATAGCCGCAAATCTTCCACAG GAATTTGCTACTTTAACCAAAGAATTGAATGCAGCTAGAGAACAGCTTCTCGAAAGGGAAGAAGAAATAGCCGAATTAAAAGCAGAAAGAAATAACACAAGG TTATTATTAGAGCATTTAGAATGTCTTGTATCTAGACACGAAAGATCTTTGAGGATGACAGTGGTGAAACGACAGGCAGCAGCACAATCAGGCATTTCAAGCGAAGTAGAAGTCCTAAAAGCTTTAAAAAGTTTATTCGAACATCACAAAGCTTTAGACGAAAAG gTACGGGAAAGACTGAGGGTAGCTTTAGAAAGAAACTCGACTTTAGAAGAAGAATTAGCAGCAACCAAAGAAGAA ttACAGCAGTATAAACAAGTTAACGTACCTGCATCGGTCGATATACCAAAAGAAAACGGACAAATCGAACCAGATCAAACGAATAATAag CAATGTCCGAAACCTCGTCTTGCTAATGGAGGAGTGGAAACTGATAGCGAAACTGCTGCTAGGATCACGGATCTTCAAATGGCCCTCGAACAGcag ACAGGGGAGATTAGTAATTGGCAGCGTCGAGTGGCGGAGATGCAGAACCGAGTCGCTGAATTGGAGGAAAATTTGTCGAAGGCTCAGAAAGATCTGTTGAAGTCTCAAGATACGAATTCGAAGCTTCAGAGGGATCTTCGAGAGAATATGGCCCAGAAGGAGGATCAAGAAGAGCGGATTGCTACGTTGGAGAAGAGATATTTGAACGCTCAGAGGGAATCGACGTCGTTGCACGATCTCAACGAGAAATTGGAGCAGGAGTTGCAACATAAGGAAGCTCAAATTAAA ttgcACGAAGAGAAAATAGCGGCGATACAGGAAAAATTGGAATTGTCTGAACAGAAGTTGGCTCAGTATTCGAAGTTGCCGGAGATTGAGGAGCAGTTGAAGCAGCGTATGGAAGCGTTGACACAGGTGAGACCCCAG GCTCAAGAAAGACACGGATCCGCCGAAGATCGAATCCAAAGACTAGAAGCGAATTTAGACGAGAAAAACGCCGAACTAGTACGACTAAACCAAAGACTCAAAATGAACGAAGAACACAATTCCCGTCTATCGTCAACTGTGGACAAACTTCTTTCCGAATCCAACGATAGACTACAAGAACATCTAAAAGAACGTATGCACGCCTTACAAGAGAAAAACAACCTAACGCAAGATTTGGAAAAGACCAGAAAGATGCTGGAAGATTTGGATAACCAGAAATCGGAAATAATGAAAGAATTGGCGAAATCCCGCTTGGAAATAGACAACGTCAAAAGACAGATGCTGCAACAAGAAATCGCCTACAATATCCAACAAACGGACGCTTTAACAAGATCGTTGTCGCCGAACGCCGTCGATCCGAGTACGTTTTCGAGAAGCGCCAGTCATTCCAGCTTCGATAGTCATTCGTTACCGCGCAGGGCTACCAAAACCAGAACCCCCATCGACGAAGAACCGTCGAAATTACCGTTCGGTTCTCGTTCGATGACCGAACAAGAATGGGAGAAATTGCAACAGGCCCACGTTTTGGCTAACGTCCAACAAGCCTTCGACGTATCCAGCGACGCCGAAGCCGACGACGCCGATAGTATATTCAGCACGCAGGATATCCTATCGCCCGGCGGTCACACCGACGCTCAAACGTTAGCGATGATGTTACAG TGTAACTTAATGCTGCAGGAACAATTGGACGCCATTAATAACGAGATACGGTTGATACAAGAAGAGAAACAGAATACTGAAGCTCGCGCCGAGGAATTGGAATCGAGAGTCGGCAGCATGGAACACGTCAATCTCTTAACCAGAGGAAGAAGCATGGAACGACAGAGTCCGCCGGTTAGCGGTAGATCGACACCCAAATCGCACCATTCGCCCCAGAGggattatttgcaaaaataccATACG tTGCCGTTAGAGCCGATGTCGTCCGAATTAACAACCGACGATTTATTAGTCGACGGTACCAACGGCGGCGGTGCTTCACCCCTTACCGCCCGACATTTGAGATTAGAACGAGTAGCTCAAGCTCTAGCTCACAGTCAAGAAGAACTCAGAAG GTATGTGTTTAGGCAAGGACATACGCAAACACCTCCGTCACCATTGTCGTCTCGTCATAGCAGTCAGGAGAGTTTACACAAGAACGCCATTTCCGGATTATCGAGAGATATGTCGACTGCGGCGGCGGTAGCGGCGGCAGCGGCGGCGCAGAAGAAGAAAGGTCTCAAATCGTCTTTGGGACGGTTCTTTAGTAAAAAAGAAAAg GTAAAAGGTAAGGAGACCGTCGGACACGAAATGAACCTGAACTTGAGCCAGAGCAGCATCGGATTACAAGACGGAGATTACAGCGATACGATGAGCGTATCCGGAAAATTGGGACAAAAACCGGAATTCGATCGGAGACAAAAAAAGAA GGATTTGGATTATAGACACGAATTATTAGCGGAAGCTATGAAGGCAGGTACGCCCTTCGCCCTTTGGAACGGACCTACCATAGTAGCTTGGTTGGAATTGTGGGTGGGTATGCCGGCTTGGTACGTGGCCGCATGTCGGGCGAACGTTAAATCGGGAGCCATCATGAGCGCTCTAAGCGATACGGAAATCCAAAGGGAAATTGGAATCAGTAATCCGTTACATAG GTTGAAATTGCGTCTGGCAATTCAAGAAATGGTATCTCTGACGTCACCTTCGGCGCCGAAGACGTCGAGAACGACGCTAGCATTCGGCGACATGAATCACGAATGGATAGGAAATTATTGGCTTCCGGGTTTAGGACTTCCTCAATATAGGACAACATTCATGGAATGTCTTGTCGACGCCAGAATGTTGGATCATCTTACCAAGAAAGATTTAAGGGGGCAGCTCAAAATGGTCGACGGATTTCATAG gacAAGTTTACATTACGGCATATCCTGTTTGAAGCGATTAAACTTCGACAGACACGCTCTAGAAGAACGTAGAAAAAATTGCGAAAACACTTTATCAGACGTTCTAGTATGGAGCAACGAACGCGTAGTAAAATGGGTAACCTCGATAGGTTTAAAG GATTACGGTAACAATTTAGAAGAATCCGGTGTTCACGGGGCCCTAATCGCTCTAGACGAAAGTTTCGACGCCGATAGCATGGCGTTAGCTCTACAAATACCGACGCAAAATACTccg gCGAGGCAGACCTTGAAAATAGAATACACAAATTTATTGCATATAGCTACGGATAGGAAACCGCAAGACATTCAATCCTGA